One Mycobacterium paraseoulense genomic window, GCATCGATGACAACCAGATCGCTGATCTCCGGTCGCGAGGCATCATCGCATGCGGTTAAAGGTGTCGACGGGCTTGCTTTGTTGCCGCGTGAGGCGCCAAGCCGGCGCCGTCAGCCCACGCCGCCCTGTCGGCAGTGATCACTTGTTTCTGGTCTACGACAGACTCTCTCCGTAATTAGCCAGTTGGCATGTTCGCAAGACAGGCGTCCGACGTCTCGCCTTGGGCACCAGCTCTCGTGCACTGGGTTTGGGCTCGCCCGAGACAAGAACGAAGGACAGACTGGGCGCCGCGCCGACCGCAGTCACGCTCGCCGGGCTATTGATAATTTCTAGTACTTGGCAGATTCTACCTTTCGGACGGTTATGCGCGATAATGCAAGGAGGCGTTGTATGGCTACGCTCGAAGTTGAACCGTCGCGAGGGTCTGCTGCCGCCAAGATGAAGAGGGCGCCGCGGGTTCGCACCATCTCCCCGATCGTTGTCTGGGCGACAGTCGGTGGGGCGTTTGTCACCCTGGCCATCTATGTCGCGGCGAGCTGGATCCTGGGCGGGCGCGCCACGCCGACACCGATCGGTGACCACAACCCCAGCTTGGGTAAGGACCTTAGATTCTGCATTGCGTTCCAGGTGTTCACGGTGATCACGGTCGTCGGCACCCTGGTTTACGTTGGACGTCAGTGTATTCGCGAAAGGCGCTTGACGTTTGACGCCATCCTCATCATCGCCTATCTGTTGCTGATTCAATGGGATCCGATCCTGAATTACGTTGTGCCGCAGTTCTCGTATTCGTCGTTGATGGTGAACTTCGGCTCGTGGACCACCGACATGCCCGGGTGGGTGTCCCCGCGCGGCAACCTCATGCCCGAGCCCACCATCCTCATCGGGGTCGGATTCATCTGGAGCGCTGCGCTGTGCATGATCGGGTGCGCGTTCCTGCGCAAATTCGTGATGAGGCGTTGGCCACAGACAGGCAAGCTGGGTGTCGTTGCGTGGTCGATTGCCTTCATGGCAGTCATGGATCTCAACGAGGTGGCCCTCACCAGTTTGCACGTCATTGCATATCCAGACACCGTCGGATGGTTGACGCTGTTGAAGGGCACGACCCATCAGTTCCCTCTTTACGAACCGCTCGTGTGGGGCGCCCTTGGCTGGGCGCCGTTGATGGTGCTGCGGTTCTACCGCGACGACCGCGGTCACTCGGTGGTCGAGCGGGGCGTGGAGCGGCTCAATGTATCCAACAAGACCAAGGTCGTCCTGCAGATCCTGGCCGTCGCAGCCGTGACCAACATCGGTTACCTCCTCTATAACGTCGTGTTCATTTGGATTGGCCTGCAAAACGATAACGACAACTGGCAGATGTATCCCTCGCATCTGAGAAATGGGATGTGCGGTCAGGGAACGCCTTATCTCTGCCCGGACCCAGCGCATGGGCGGCCGATACCGACGGGCGGTCAGCCAGGTTCGCCGAACGACATTCCAGGCGATGGCAGCACATGGGTCGACCTCTACCTAGGCCGATAGCGCCATCGGTTATAGGGCTACTCCGGCTCGTGGGCAGTCATCGAAGGGGAATATGACGTCGCGGACGAGTCCAGGATTGCTTCTATGCAGATGAGTTCAATGCCGCCGACGCACCCGATCCTGCCGATCCCGATGTCCATTTCGGTGTTGCACCCGAACAGATCACCACCGAACTGCTCGAACCCTGCGAACAATTCTTCTGCCACGCCAGTCCCATCGTTCAAGCCGAGCTGCGCCAATTCCTTACCGAACATGGTCGTCCCAGTGGTATCGGGTGGTTCCTTGACACTCTCGGCTTCACGACCTTGAACGGCGGAGCGAGGGCGTGACGTCGGATTCCGTGGTGCTCGTCGACGGGCACCGAGTGGGTGTCCAACGGTTTGGGTCGGTCGGTGGGTGGCCGCTCGTGTGGTGCCACGGTGGACTGAGTTCAGCGCTGGACGCCAAGTTTTTCGATGCCGCCGGCAAGCAATGCAGCGCCGATGTCATCGCGATTGATCGGCCGGGAATCGGACGCAGCGACGGCTGCGACCTGCCCACGATCGCTCACTGGCCGCAGCTGGTCGAACAAATCGCCAATTCGCTTGGCCTGAAAGACTTTGCGGTCGCCGGGTGGTCAGCCGGGGCCCCGTACGCACTGGCCTGCGCGGCGGCGATGCCGCACCGAGTGCGCGCCGCCGCCACGCTGGCTGGCATGGCCCCACTCGAGACCATCCGGCAGGTGTTCGAGTTGAAGTTGTGGGCCGACCAGATGCTCATCCCCGCGGCACGATGGTCGGCCCGCGCTGCCGCGGCGCTGGTGTGGCTGGGCCGTTGGGCACCTGACCGCTACCTCGCATGGGACATTCGCCGAACGGCGGGCAACAGGGATCGAGCGGCACTCAACGGGCAGCCCGTTGAGTGGGTCATCGCCGCACTGCGGGACGCCACCGCCAGAGGGGCGAGCGGAACGGCCGAGGATTACCGACGTTTCGGCGGTGCCTGGGGTTTTGACCTGGGCACGGTCCACCAACCGGTCACGATGTGGCAAGGAGAGCAAGACGTTCTCCTGCCCATGAAACATGCTCATCGACTGGCAACCGCACTACCTAACAGCACCCTCAAAGTTGTTGCGTCGTCGGGACACTACCTTCCCACCGTCATCGCCGGTGAAGTGCTCAACGACCTCGCGCCGCGATAGCCGATCGACTACAGATCCCTTGCCAAGGTCTCGGGGCACAGCGCCGAACCTCGCGGAATACCCAGGGGTGGGGCCAAATTCCTCCGTCGCGGTGGGGCCGTTTTACCGTGACACAGCCGACGCAGTGATGCCATTCGCACCGGAGTGCACTACACCCAGTTGGCCAACGGCGCGAAACGGTGAAAGTCACTCGTACCGCGAGTATTAAGCCGAAGTGGAGACAACGATAGGCCGTCAATTCGCCCACGCGTCAGACTCGCTCAGATCCGACCGCCCCAATTCCCCGGAGGATGAAACCTAGCAGTTGATCGACCTCCACGGACACGTCGGTGGTGGCCTTCCTTTCAAACCGGTTGACGAACGCTGCCTCGAAGGCCGCACGAATCGACCTGGCGTCGGCTTCCGGGCTGCATGCGGTAAAGGTGCCATCGGCTTTGCCGCGGTGCAGGATGCCTGCGAGCGCCGCCTCCTCGGCCTTGACGAATAACTCCAGTTCGCCCCAGTACCCCGGCGTGCGGCGCATCTCTTCCGAGTAGAACGTGGCCATGCGTTTGCGTCGCCGGTGATCTGACACGATCTCGAACATGTGCTCCATCCAGGACCGCAGAGCATCGATCGGGGTCTCAGCCTTCGCGACGACCTCACGCAGTTGCGCAAGTACCGCCTCGCGGTCCCGCCGGAACATCTCCAACAGCAGGTCATGCTTGGTGCTGAAATTCCGATAGAAGGCGCGCGTTCCAAGCCCCGCCTCGTCGAGGATCTCGGTGATTGATGCGGACGAGCCCGAATTGCGATCCAGGCAGCGATAGGCCGCATCAATAATATGCCTGCGCTCCGAGGCGCGGTCGACGGTTCTGCTCTCAACCACGGTCTATTGCACCGTCATCCTGCGATTCGCGGGTCGTCGCGTCATCGTAGCCGAACTCTCGAAGCACAGTGCCGGTGTGATGGCTGCCCGGCAGCCGTCGAGCGGCCGGCGGCCGTCCGAGGGTGACCCCACCGGCTCGGCCGCCAATGATGTCGACTGCACTGCTTGTGAAAAGTGCATTTTCGCGTGTAGACGCGTCCACCGCAAATCTCGTGACACTGATCGCAGCGGCTACGATCGCAGATATTGGAGCTCATTCCGATGCGAGCTGGTTGACATGACGCGACGCATGCCAATAGCCTATCTGAAAAATAGTTTTTCACAGTCAAACCCGGATGGGCGGAGGACCTTATGGCGAAGATATGGGCGAATTCCGGCGACTCGCACTTCCTGGAACCCGACGATCTCTGGCGGTCTCGGCTGCCCAAGCAGCTGGCCGGGTTGTGTCCGCGAGCGGAGAAGGATCCCGACGGCGAATACGAGACCGTCTTCGTTGACGGCCAGGTGTTCCGTCGCAAGCTCCCATCGTCGGCGCTAGTGGACTTCGCACAGATGAGCATGCGGGCGCAGGGAAACCGCGATGCCAGAGCTCGGCTCGCTGACCTCGACCAGGAAGGCATCTGGGGCGAGGTCATCTTCCCGTCACTGGGCATGTGGGCCTCATCGTTCCGGACGCCGGAGTTGCTCAAGGCGTGCATGCGAGCCAGCAACGAGTGGGCGCTCGAGGAGATCGTGGCGGTATCACCGCGCTACGTAGTCACAGCGCAGGTCTCCACCCTGGTGGTGGACGACGCGGTCGAGGAGATGCTCTGGGCGGCCGATAAGGGGTTCAAGGCGATCTTCCTGCCGACCACCCCGCACCCCAGCGCTCCGGACTGGCATCGCGACGACTGGGAGCCGTTGTGGGCGGCGGCCGAAGAGGCCGGCATGGTGCTTGCCTTCCACATCGGCACAGACCCCGTCGAGGTGACGGCCGCCAACAGCGTGACCGGCGGAGCCGGTCTGGTGTATCGCGGCCCTGGCGGGGCCATCATGAACTACGCCGAGACGACGTTCTCCGGTCAGCGGGCGACCATGAAGCTGGTGGCATCCGGCGCACTGGACAGGCATCCGAACCTGAAGGTTTTGATCTCCGAGGGCGGCGCGACATGGGTTCCATTCCTCGGCGACCGGCTGCTTGAGGGATACCGACAGCACCACATGGTTGTTCGGCCGAAGTTGAGCCGCAGCCCGAAAGAGATCCTTTTCAACCAGGTCTATGCGTCCTTCCAACACGACGAGACTGCGGTGCAGGCGTTCGAACACATGGGTTACCGCAACGTCATGTTCGGCAGCGACTATCCGCACATGGAGGGTACGTTCGGCCACACTCAGGACACGCTGAAGACGCTGTTCGACGGTGTGAGCGACGAGACGCGGCTGCGCATCACCCAGGGGGCGTTCTTCGAACTGTTCCCCGACGTGCCGCCCGTCGCCGCCGAGAGCGTCTGAAGCCAGTGCCGAGAAACGGTCTTCGCGATGTCGCGATCGTCGGTGTCGGTGCGACGCCGTACTTCAAACGTGGTGGGTCGCTACCGAAGACAGTCACCGAACTAGCCGGCGACGCGATTCTCGCCGCATGCGAGGACGCGGGCCTTTCCGTCCACGACATCGACGGGTTCGCCTACTACTCCGGCGCGAGCGCTGGCTACACCGAGAAGATGGACACCGCCGACTTCGTGGAGACTCTCGGCATTCCCGAGATCCGGTTCACCGCGGCGCTGACCTCCGGCGGCGGCGGTTCTGCGGGGGCGATCGGGCTGGCAAGGGCCGCCATCGTCGCCGGCGATGCCTCCGTAGTCGTGACCGTCATGGCGTTGCAGCAATCCAAACAACGTCTGGGATCGGTGTTCTCGGCGATGCAGCCTGATCCGATGAACTCGTTCCTGCAGCCGTCAGGCCTGTTCGGTCCGGGCCAGCTCATGTCGGTGCTCGCTCGTCGGCATATGTATCTGTACGGCACTCGGCGGGAAGCCTTCGCAGAGATCGCGATATCGACGCGTGTCAATGCGATGAATCGGCCGAACGCGATCCACCGGGAGCCCCTGACGCTCAAGGACTACTTCGACGCGCGCATGATCGCAGACCCGTTGTGCCTGTATGACTTCTGCCAGGAGACCGACGGTGCGGTCGCCGTCATCACGACGAGCGCCGACCGCGCGCGCGACCTTCGTCTGCCGCCAGTTCCGGTGGTCGCCGCCGCCCATGGTGGAGTCAAGGATTGGGGTCGCGCGTTCGCGTGGATGGGCATGCCCGACGAATACTTCGCGTCCTCGGGAAACAAGCCGATCGCCGAGCGGCTCTACCGCCAGGCCGGAGTCACCTCTGAAGACATCGACGTGGCATTGCTGTACGACCACTTCACCCCGATGGTGCTGATGCAACTCGAGGACTATGGGTTCTGCGAGAAAGGCGAGGGCGGCGCGTTCGTGGAGAGCGGAGCGATTCGCTATGACGGTGGCTCCATTCCACTCAACACCCACGGCGGCCAGCTGTCGGAGGCCTACATCATCGGTATGACCCACATCATGGAAGGAGTTGAGCAGATGCGCGGCACCGCGATCAACCAGGTGCCCGACGCCGAGCTGGCGCTAGTCACCGGCGGTCCGGCCAGTCTGCCCGTCAGCGGCCTCATCCTGGGTCGGGCAGCATGAGCGCTCCTCCGGCGACGTTGGCGACGACGTTGCCCGGCGAGCACGTCCAGATCGCCGTCAATAAAGACACCGAACCGTTCTGGCACGCAGCCAAAGAAGGGCGGCTGGTCGCGCCCCAGTGCGCCGACTGCGGCAACTTCCGGCTCCCGCCGACGCCGTTTTGCCCGGCTTGTCAATCAAAATCAATCACCTGGATGGAACTCAGCGGTGACGCAACGGTGTACAGCTTCGCGGTGGTACACGGTATCCCGGGCATGCCTGCGCTGACGGTGGTGCCCGCCGTGGTGGATCTCCCCGACGCACCTGGTGCCCGGCTGGTGAGCAACATCATCGACATCGACCCCGCCGACGTGACCATCGGAATGGCGCTGCGCGTGGACTTTTCGCCGATCGCGGACGGCTGGATGCTTCCGGTGTTCCGCGCCGTCCACAGGTGATAGGAGCGACTGCGCATGGCTGACGACGACAGCGCCCTGCACGAAAAACCGCTGGAGTTCCTGGCGAGCATCGCGAACACCGGCGGCGATTGCGACGGCCAGGCGATCCTGCCGGAAACGGGCACTTCCGGGCCTCGTGTTCGTGCGGCAACTGGAGCATCGAAGTCCAGACGTCCGAAGAAGGCCTCCGATTAGCGCGCCTGCACACCGGAAGTCCGGAGAACTGAGAGATTAAGGAGAGATCGTGGGAAGTTTGGAAGGTAAGGTCGCCTTCATCACCGGCGCCGCCCGGGGGCAGGGTCGCGCCCATGCTCTGCGCCTGGCCGGTGAAGGCGCCGACATCATAGCGCTGGACATCTGTGCCGACATCGACTCGATGGACTATCCCAACGCCGCACCGGCCGACCTCGATGACACAGTCAAGCTCGTCGAGGATCTGGGGCGGCGAATAGTGGCCCGCCACGCCGATGTTCGAGACGCCGATGCCGTCGACGACGTGGTCCGCGAGGGTGTGGACGAGTTCGGTCGGCTCGACATCGTGGTGGCCAATGCCGGCATCGTTCGACTCACTGAAGGCTCGCAGCGACGCCAGATCTTTCGCGACATCATCGACGTGAACCTGGTCGGCGTGTGGAATACCGTTGAGTCGGCGATCCCCGCGCTCATCGATGGTGGTCGCGGCGGATCGATCGTGATCACCAGTTCGAGTGCCGGTTTGAAAGCCACCGGCACCGGGCGCGCCGGTGGCCAAGCATACGCCGCCGCAAAGCGGGGTTTGGTCGGCTTGATGCAGGTGTGGGCCAACCATCTCGGCCCGCACTCCATCCGTGTCAACACAATCCATCCCACCGGAGTGGCGACCGGGATGGTGATGAACGAGACGATGGCCAAATTGTTCGAAGCCAACGACGTAGCGGTTGCGGCGATGCAGAACGTGCTGCCGATCCAGATCCTGCAACCGGAAGACGTGGCCGGAGCCGTGGCGTGGCTGGTTTCGGATGAGGGCAGGTTCATCACTGGCACCGCTTGGCCGCTGGATGCCGGCTTCGCGGTGCGCGCGTAGGGACAGGGGAACCTTTCAGAACATCAACCCATGCAGGAGGCCATAGTGATTAACACCGTCGGGCTTCATCGGAGCGGGCCATATGGGTGAGCCCATCGTGTTGCGCCTGCTCGACGCCGCCAGCCGCGTTCCGCGGTTCCGCTGAGGACTTCAGATGCCGCTCCCCGATTTGGTTCTCGTCCATGGTGGCCAGCATGCGGGCGACTGCTGGGATCTGACGGTCTCCGAGTTGCGCCGCCAGGAACCAGAACTCCGCATCCTCGCGGTGGACCTTCCGGGTCGCGGCTCGAAGCCAGGTGACCTGACCGCAGCCACCATCGGCGCCTGGGTCGACTCTGTGGTCGCCGATATCGATGATGCGGGTTTTGGCGAAATCGTCATCGCCGGCCACTCGATGGCGGGGGTGACGGTACCCGGGGTGGTGGCCCGGCTGGGCTCTGCGCGCGTCCGCGAGATGGTTCTAGCGGCGGCGTTCGTGCCGCGTCAGGGCGAAGCGATCACGGACACGCTCGACGGTCCACTGGCATGGTTCGCTCGGCGCGGCGCGGGAAAAGGGAAACCGCTGAAAGTCCCGTCTTTCGTTGCGCGCTATGCGTTCTGCAATGGGATGACCGAAAAGCAGCGCCAGTTCGCGATGGCACGGCTGTACCCCGACACGGTGTCGATAGCGATTGAACCAGTGGACCGACGTGACCTTCCGGCGGACATATCCCGCACCTGGATCCTCACCACACGCGACCGCGCACTGTCCGTCGCGTCCCAACGGCGCAGTATCGATGCTCTGGGCGGGGTGCAGACCATCGTCGAGGTCGACTCGTGCCATGACGTGATGATCAGCCAGCCGATTCGTACAGCGCAGATCCTTCTCGACCGGTGCCGTCAATACGTGAATTCGGTCGGGTGATCGCGCCGTCTTATTTCAGATGGAGCAGCTTGGCATCGTCGATACCCATCCCTCGAATCACCTCGTCGGTGTCTTCGGCGAACATCGGCGATCGGCGCGCAGGAGTGGTTCGAAGAACCGCGCCTTATACTTCTGGATGCAATGGGGACAATTCCATTCCGCCAACCGATTTCGGCCATCCGGGAGCGACCGGCTTCCCGTCGACCAGATCGGAGTGCCATGCGGAGGCGTCGTCGCCGGGT contains:
- a CDS encoding spirocyclase AveC family protein, producing the protein MATLEVEPSRGSAAAKMKRAPRVRTISPIVVWATVGGAFVTLAIYVAASWILGGRATPTPIGDHNPSLGKDLRFCIAFQVFTVITVVGTLVYVGRQCIRERRLTFDAILIIAYLLLIQWDPILNYVVPQFSYSSLMVNFGSWTTDMPGWVSPRGNLMPEPTILIGVGFIWSAALCMIGCAFLRKFVMRRWPQTGKLGVVAWSIAFMAVMDLNEVALTSLHVIAYPDTVGWLTLLKGTTHQFPLYEPLVWGALGWAPLMVLRFYRDDRGHSVVERGVERLNVSNKTKVVLQILAVAAVTNIGYLLYNVVFIWIGLQNDNDNWQMYPSHLRNGMCGQGTPYLCPDPAHGRPIPTGGQPGSPNDIPGDGSTWVDLYLGR
- a CDS encoding alpha/beta fold hydrolase; amino-acid sequence: MTSDSVVLVDGHRVGVQRFGSVGGWPLVWCHGGLSSALDAKFFDAAGKQCSADVIAIDRPGIGRSDGCDLPTIAHWPQLVEQIANSLGLKDFAVAGWSAGAPYALACAAAMPHRVRAAATLAGMAPLETIRQVFELKLWADQMLIPAARWSARAAAALVWLGRWAPDRYLAWDIRRTAGNRDRAALNGQPVEWVIAALRDATARGASGTAEDYRRFGGAWGFDLGTVHQPVTMWQGEQDVLLPMKHAHRLATALPNSTLKVVASSGHYLPTVIAGEVLNDLAPR
- a CDS encoding TetR/AcrR family transcriptional regulator, with protein sequence MVESRTVDRASERRHIIDAAYRCLDRNSGSSASITEILDEAGLGTRAFYRNFSTKHDLLLEMFRRDREAVLAQLREVVAKAETPIDALRSWMEHMFEIVSDHRRRKRMATFYSEEMRRTPGYWGELELFVKAEEAALAGILHRGKADGTFTACSPEADARSIRAAFEAAFVNRFERKATTDVSVEVDQLLGFILRGIGAVGSERV
- a CDS encoding amidohydrolase family protein; this encodes MAKIWANSGDSHFLEPDDLWRSRLPKQLAGLCPRAEKDPDGEYETVFVDGQVFRRKLPSSALVDFAQMSMRAQGNRDARARLADLDQEGIWGEVIFPSLGMWASSFRTPELLKACMRASNEWALEEIVAVSPRYVVTAQVSTLVVDDAVEEMLWAADKGFKAIFLPTTPHPSAPDWHRDDWEPLWAAAEEAGMVLAFHIGTDPVEVTAANSVTGGAGLVYRGPGGAIMNYAETTFSGQRATMKLVASGALDRHPNLKVLISEGGATWVPFLGDRLLEGYRQHHMVVRPKLSRSPKEILFNQVYASFQHDETAVQAFEHMGYRNVMFGSDYPHMEGTFGHTQDTLKTLFDGVSDETRLRITQGAFFELFPDVPPVAAESV
- a CDS encoding thiolase C-terminal domain-containing protein, with the translated sequence MPRNGLRDVAIVGVGATPYFKRGGSLPKTVTELAGDAILAACEDAGLSVHDIDGFAYYSGASAGYTEKMDTADFVETLGIPEIRFTAALTSGGGGSAGAIGLARAAIVAGDASVVVTVMALQQSKQRLGSVFSAMQPDPMNSFLQPSGLFGPGQLMSVLARRHMYLYGTRREAFAEIAISTRVNAMNRPNAIHREPLTLKDYFDARMIADPLCLYDFCQETDGAVAVITTSADRARDLRLPPVPVVAAAHGGVKDWGRAFAWMGMPDEYFASSGNKPIAERLYRQAGVTSEDIDVALLYDHFTPMVLMQLEDYGFCEKGEGGAFVESGAIRYDGGSIPLNTHGGQLSEAYIIGMTHIMEGVEQMRGTAINQVPDAELALVTGGPASLPVSGLILGRAA
- a CDS encoding Zn-ribbon domain-containing OB-fold protein yields the protein MSAPPATLATTLPGEHVQIAVNKDTEPFWHAAKEGRLVAPQCADCGNFRLPPTPFCPACQSKSITWMELSGDATVYSFAVVHGIPGMPALTVVPAVVDLPDAPGARLVSNIIDIDPADVTIGMALRVDFSPIADGWMLPVFRAVHR
- a CDS encoding mycofactocin-coupled SDR family oxidoreductase, whose protein sequence is MGSLEGKVAFITGAARGQGRAHALRLAGEGADIIALDICADIDSMDYPNAAPADLDDTVKLVEDLGRRIVARHADVRDADAVDDVVREGVDEFGRLDIVVANAGIVRLTEGSQRRQIFRDIIDVNLVGVWNTVESAIPALIDGGRGGSIVITSSSAGLKATGTGRAGGQAYAAAKRGLVGLMQVWANHLGPHSIRVNTIHPTGVATGMVMNETMAKLFEANDVAVAAMQNVLPIQILQPEDVAGAVAWLVSDEGRFITGTAWPLDAGFAVRA
- a CDS encoding alpha/beta fold hydrolase — translated: MPLPDLVLVHGGQHAGDCWDLTVSELRRQEPELRILAVDLPGRGSKPGDLTAATIGAWVDSVVADIDDAGFGEIVIAGHSMAGVTVPGVVARLGSARVREMVLAAAFVPRQGEAITDTLDGPLAWFARRGAGKGKPLKVPSFVARYAFCNGMTEKQRQFAMARLYPDTVSIAIEPVDRRDLPADISRTWILTTRDRALSVASQRRSIDALGGVQTIVEVDSCHDVMISQPIRTAQILLDRCRQYVNSVG